In the genome of Delphinus delphis chromosome 15, mDelDel1.2, whole genome shotgun sequence, one region contains:
- the PTX4 gene encoding LOW QUALITY PROTEIN: pentraxin-4 (The sequence of the model RefSeq protein was modified relative to this genomic sequence to represent the inferred CDS: inserted 1 base in 1 codon; deleted 2 bases in 1 codon) — translation MGCLGRKTLPFFLIFVPIYLCGALLQETAPERQRKPFLERLCRLEAQFWRFQEATLKHLQGIASNYNLSFIMEAWFWSLAHESQAVALALSQLQAAVQGDLGHLKTWVWKTQCRGQKVDNRLLALGAALSERSKQRAQERKGQEEQRNALSCWPWTCGPHGMLARLMPLVQSQGARLAAFKGRLQVASPGTAALRVTPAPPRPSSPSSPQLQASSPLQEDFSPGLAEKTLLYTPQNPPSKKGTVQVMTCLQVRPPNAHTSEVLPTVCNVGPALIFPNASTVNVIFFXPGFFTGLRALSVCSWVCTALGHLGTLLSYTSKENDKLVLHGRNSLPPGSIHSVIGDPAFRELPLQPLPDSCWHHVCVIWTSILGLGRYWLHMGRRLVATGSRFGEGYEIPLGGSLMLGQEHESIGGGFDGPEAFVGSLAGLAIWHQVLVPREVSNLATGKEFLMGAILTLANAASVDGFVQRVNCTCLQLCS, via the exons ATGGGCTGCCTGGGGAGGAAAACCCTgcctttcttcctcatttttgtgCCCATATATCTATGTGGGGCTTTGTTGCAAGAAACCGCACCTGAGAGGCAAAGAAAACCATTCCTTGAGAGGCTCTGTAGACTAGAAGCACAG TTTTGGAGGTTCCAAGAGGCAACCCTAAAGCACCTGCAGGGCATCGCCAGCAACTACAACCTGTCCTTCATCATGGAGGCCTGGTTCTGGAGCCTGGCCCACGAGAGCCAGGCCGTGGCCCTGGCACTCAGCCAGCTGCAGGCCGCCGTGCAGGGCGACCTGGGCCACCTCAAGACCTGGGTGTGGAAGACTCAGTGCAGAGGCCAGAAGGTGGACAACAGGCTGCTGGCCTTGGGCGCCGCCCTGAGTGAGAGGAGCAAGCAGCGCGcccaggagaggaaggggcaggaggaGCAGAGGAACGCCCTCTCTTGCTGGCCCTGGACGTGCGGGCCG CACGGCATGCTGGCTCGCCTGATGCCCCTCGTCCAGAGCCAGGGCGCCAGGCTGGCAGCTTTCAAGGGGCGGCTGCAAGTAGCCAGCCCTGGCACCGCCGCCCTGCGCGTGACCCCGGCCCCACCTAGACCATCGAGCCCAAGCTCCCCACAgctgcag GCCTCCAGTCCCCTCCAGGAGGACTTCTCCCCAGGCTTAGCGGAGAAGACACTGCTTTACACCCCACAAAACCCGCCCTCAAAGAAAGGAACCGTCCAGGTGATGACCTGCCTGCAGGTCAGGCCACCCAATGCACACACCAGTGAGGTGCTGCCCACAG TTTGCAACGTGGGCCCTGCACTCATCTTTCCGAACGCGTCCACTGTGAATGTGATCTTCT CGCCCGGCTTCTTCACTGGCCTACGGGCCCTGTCTGTCTGCAGCTGGGTCTGCACAGCCTTGGGCCACCTGGGCACCCTCCTCTCGTACACCAGCAAAGAAAATGACAAGCTGGTTCTGCATGGCCGAAACTCCCTGCCCCCCGGCTCCATCCACTCTGTGATTGGAGACCCGGCCTTCAGGGAGCTGCCCCTCCAGCCACTGCCAGACAGCTGTTGGCACCATGTGTGTGTCATCTGGACGTCCATTCTGGGCCTGGGCAGGTACTGGCTCCACATGGGCCGAAGGCTAGTGGCCACTGGCTCCCGCTTTGGGGAAGGCTATGAGATTCCTCTGGGGGGCTCCCTCATGCTAGGCCAGGAGCACGAGAGCATTGGGGGCGGGTTTGATGGCCCTGAGGCCTTTGTGGGGAGCCTAGCAGGCCTGGCCATATGGCACCAGGTGCTGGTCCCCAGGGAGGTCTCAAACCTGGCCACTGGGAAGGAGTTCCTGATGGGTGCCATCCTAACACTGGCCAACGCCGCATCGGTAGACGGATTCGTGCAAAGGGTGAACTGCACCTGCCTACAGCTCTGTTCCTGA